One region of Nitrospirota bacterium genomic DNA includes:
- a CDS encoding sigma-54 dependent transcriptional regulator, with protein MKRILIVDDKASMRHMLRQVFHETGFEVVEAADGDEAVARLREGSLDLVITDVKMPKADGLTVLKECRAVLPRTPVIVMTAYGTIEQAVETIRQGAFDYIVKPFSISEIEIKAQRAFDQSRLLSENDYLRETLSHQVGRMIGRSEKMQQVHRLIRKVAASSPSVLILGESGTGKEMVARDIHQQSARASQPFIAVNCAALSEGLLESELFGHERGAFTGALFQKRGRFELADKGTLFLDEIAELSPALQVKLLRVLQDKTFERVGGTKPLTVDVRILAATNRDIRNEIAERRFREDLFFRLNVVTISLPPLRERLEDIPELVEYFVARYSAALHKPVTLAPEVLTCLMSYAWPGNVRELENLIERLIVLAEGDRIEYTDLPQELFGSTPQPASVDGLADRIGQLEREMIRRTIEDCGHNQTRAAKLLGLKRSSLQYKLKKYGLYFPSS; from the coding sequence ATGAAGCGTATCCTCATCGTTGACGACAAGGCCTCCATGCGGCACATGCTGCGCCAGGTCTTCCACGAAACAGGGTTCGAGGTGGTGGAGGCGGCTGACGGCGACGAAGCGGTCGCCCGCCTCCGCGAAGGCTCCCTCGACTTGGTCATCACCGACGTCAAGATGCCCAAGGCCGACGGCCTGACCGTGCTGAAGGAGTGCCGGGCGGTCCTGCCTCGAACGCCCGTCATCGTGATGACGGCGTACGGCACGATCGAACAGGCGGTCGAGACGATCCGCCAAGGCGCGTTCGACTACATCGTCAAACCGTTTTCCATCAGCGAAATCGAGATCAAAGCGCAGCGTGCGTTCGACCAAAGCCGCCTCTTGTCGGAGAACGACTACCTCAGAGAAACGCTCTCGCATCAGGTCGGACGCATGATCGGGCGCAGCGAAAAGATGCAGCAGGTTCATCGGCTGATCCGCAAGGTCGCCGCCAGCTCCCCGTCCGTGCTGATTCTGGGTGAGAGCGGGACCGGGAAGGAAATGGTGGCGCGGGACATTCATCAACAGAGCGCGCGCGCCAGTCAGCCGTTTATCGCGGTGAACTGCGCGGCACTGTCCGAAGGGTTGCTCGAAAGCGAGCTGTTCGGCCACGAGCGCGGCGCCTTTACCGGAGCCCTCTTCCAGAAACGGGGGCGCTTCGAGCTCGCGGACAAGGGCACGCTGTTCTTGGACGAGATCGCCGAGTTGTCCCCCGCGCTACAGGTCAAGCTGCTCCGGGTGCTGCAGGACAAGACCTTCGAACGGGTCGGCGGAACGAAACCGCTCACCGTCGACGTACGGATTCTCGCAGCCACCAATCGCGACATTCGCAACGAGATTGCCGAGCGTCGGTTTCGGGAGGACTTGTTTTTCCGCCTCAATGTAGTTACTATATCGCTCCCCCCTCTTCGCGAGCGGCTCGAAGACATCCCCGAGCTGGTCGAATACTTCGTGGCGCGGTACTCGGCTGCTCTGCACAAGCCGGTCACACTGGCTCCGGAGGTCTTGACCTGTCTCATGTCGTACGCGTGGCCGGGCAACGTTCGCGAGCTCGAGAACCTCATCGAACGACTGATCGTGTTGGCGGAAGGCGACCGCATCGAGTATACGGACCTTCCTCAGGAACTGTTCGGTTCCACGCCGCAGCCCGCGTCGGTCGACGGGCTCGCTGATCGGATCGGCCAACTCGAACGTGAGATGATTCGTCGCACGATCGAAGACTGCGGGCACAACCAGACCCGCGCCGCCAAACTCCTCGGTCTCAAACGAAGCTCGCTCCAATACAAACTGAAAAAATATGGGCTCTATTTTCCTTCGTCGTAG
- a CDS encoding cytochrome c — protein MVAAAVLGTATTVAGGRVALAEGDVLRGKMIYEKNCQGCHGKTGAGLGGATPNLTDSKRMAELSDQHLFDVVTAGRPGTGMPAWGSTLTESDRWNVVSYLRTLAQK, from the coding sequence ATGGTTGCAGCCGCTGTACTCGGAACCGCGACCACGGTCGCGGGCGGGCGGGTCGCGCTGGCTGAGGGAGACGTTCTGCGCGGCAAAATGATTTACGAAAAAAACTGCCAAGGCTGCCACGGCAAGACCGGGGCCGGCCTGGGTGGAGCAACGCCGAACTTAACCGATTCCAAGCGGATGGCCGAGTTGAGCGATCAGCATCTCTTCGACGTGGTGACTGCCGGGCGTCCCGGAACCGGGATGCCCGCCTGGGGCTCGACTCTGACAGAATCAGACCGCTGGAACGTCGTGAGTTACCTGCGCACCCTCGCGCAAAAGTGA
- a CDS encoding response regulator — protein MSAPRLLVIDHDPSVQRAVEATLGAEGCEVTAVGDGLTALDVALATTPDLILADYRMEGTNIFRFLEKLKQKNVLKNVALLLLVSPGDVYDELTLRLVGVTDFLRKPLNPKEMIDRVKRYNPVPTPVSAAPTAAAAAPAEPAPGKIEDLLGWSQDAPSPFSELSQDRSAGFDFSLPSADTSSGALDTTQFLDRNELTPTDHPTSVNDADEAFAGLPDLPLTPETDAADSPPAPAPVARSNEPEISAPLTPSKRLSGTERGVPPQRAVEDTAKAIARNVVEKVAWDVLPGLAKQSLERVVNEVVERIVWDVVPSIAEAAIKKEIERLTRDNG, from the coding sequence ATGAGCGCACCCCGACTCCTTGTAATTGACCACGACCCGTCGGTCCAACGTGCCGTCGAAGCGACGTTGGGCGCCGAAGGCTGTGAAGTCACCGCCGTGGGCGATGGCCTCACGGCACTCGACGTGGCGCTCGCCACCACTCCGGATCTGATCTTGGCCGACTATCGGATGGAAGGCACCAACATCTTCCGATTCCTCGAAAAGCTGAAGCAAAAAAATGTGCTGAAAAACGTCGCGCTCCTCCTGCTCGTCAGTCCCGGGGACGTGTACGACGAGCTGACCCTTCGTCTCGTCGGGGTCACTGATTTCCTTCGCAAACCGCTCAACCCCAAAGAGATGATCGACCGCGTGAAACGGTACAATCCGGTGCCTACACCGGTCTCGGCGGCGCCCACGGCGGCGGCCGCGGCCCCGGCTGAACCAGCTCCAGGGAAGATCGAGGATTTGCTGGGATGGTCTCAGGACGCGCCGTCGCCTTTCTCAGAGCTCTCCCAGGATCGGTCCGCAGGGTTCGATTTCAGTCTACCCTCCGCGGATACTTCCTCGGGCGCGCTGGACACGACTCAATTCCTCGACCGAAACGAGCTCACGCCGACTGATCACCCCACCAGCGTCAACGACGCCGACGAGGCGTTTGCCGGACTCCCCGACCTCCCGTTGACACCGGAGACGGACGCGGCAGACTCCCCGCCAGCCCCGGCTCCCGTCGCGCGCTCGAACGAGCCCGAGATATCGGCCCCCCTGACACCGTCCAAACGACTCTCCGGTACAGAGCGCGGCGTGCCTCCTCAACGGGCCGTCGAGGACACGGCGAAAGCGATCGCGCGGAACGTGGTGGAAAAAGTGGCCTGGGACGTGCTCCCCGGCCTGGCAAAACAGTCGTTGGAGCGAGTGGTCAACGAGGTCGTCGAACGCATCGTTTGGGACGTGGTCCCATCGATCGCGGAAGCGGCAATCAAAAAAGAGATCGAGCGACTCACCCGCGACAACGGGTAA